Proteins from a single region of Sphingopyxis sp. BSN-002:
- the trpA gene encoding tryptophan synthase subunit alpha, whose product MSRFAAGFGKGHPALVAFITGGDGDTAANLDALVAGGADVIELGMPFTDPMADGPAIQAANLRSLAKGTTTANLFGIAAAFRARHPDTPLVLMGYANPMTIRGADWFAAECAKAGVDGIICVDIPSEEDAELGPALREAGVDLIRLATPTTDAGRLPDVLNGAGGFLYYVSVAGITGMQQAAQASIEDAVAHLKAATDLPVAVGFGVRTPEQAAAIARVADGVVVGSAFIDIIAQHGDAAAPHVEAFTRSLADAIHGAKEIAA is encoded by the coding sequence GTGAGCCGCTTCGCTGCAGGATTCGGCAAGGGACACCCTGCCCTCGTCGCCTTCATCACCGGCGGCGACGGCGACACCGCCGCGAACCTCGACGCGCTCGTCGCGGGCGGCGCCGACGTGATCGAGCTTGGCATGCCCTTTACCGACCCGATGGCCGATGGCCCCGCGATCCAGGCTGCCAATCTGCGCAGTCTCGCCAAGGGCACGACGACCGCCAACCTGTTCGGTATCGCCGCGGCCTTTCGCGCGCGCCATCCGGACACCCCGCTCGTCCTGATGGGCTATGCCAATCCGATGACGATCCGCGGCGCCGACTGGTTCGCTGCCGAATGCGCCAAGGCCGGCGTTGACGGCATCATCTGCGTCGACATCCCATCCGAAGAAGATGCCGAGCTTGGCCCTGCTCTGCGCGAGGCTGGCGTCGATCTGATCCGCCTTGCCACACCGACGACGGACGCGGGGCGCCTGCCCGACGTGCTGAACGGCGCCGGCGGCTTTCTCTATTATGTCTCGGTTGCCGGCATCACGGGGATGCAGCAGGCCGCGCAGGCGAGCATCGAAGATGCTGTCGCGCACCTCAAGGCCGCGACCGACCTGCCCGTCGCGGTCGGTTTCGGCGTCCGCACCCCCGAGCAGGCCGCCGCAATCGCGCGCGTTGCCGACGGCGTCGTCGTCGGATCGGCCTTCATCGATATCATTGCCCAACATGGCGACGCCGCGGCGCCGCATGTCGAAGCCTTCACCCGTTCGCTCGCCGATGCTATCCACGGCGCAAAGGAGATCGCCGCATGA
- the accD gene encoding acetyl-CoA carboxylase, carboxyltransferase subunit beta: MSWLDRVRNAIPFTAKRDTADNLWHKCRQCQQMVFVKEWEDNLNVCPRCDHHDRIGAKERFAQLFDGGVHELISSPAAPEDPLKFRDTKKYVDRIKAARAQTGDRDAYQNAFGRISGKGAVIGVQDFAFMGGSMGVAVGEAFVSGVEQAIKRGVPYIAITAAGGARMQEGTLSLMQMPRATVALQRLRRAGLPYIVLLTDPTTGGVTASYAMLGDIQISEPKALIGFAGQRVIENTIREKLPEGFQRAEYLLDHGMIDMVVHRKDLPEALGRLIGYLAPEKAA; the protein is encoded by the coding sequence ATGAGCTGGCTCGACCGCGTTCGCAACGCCATTCCCTTCACCGCCAAGCGCGATACCGCCGACAACCTCTGGCACAAATGCCGCCAGTGCCAGCAGATGGTGTTCGTCAAGGAATGGGAAGACAATCTGAACGTCTGCCCGCGCTGCGACCACCACGACCGCATCGGCGCGAAAGAACGCTTCGCGCAGCTGTTCGACGGCGGCGTGCATGAACTGATTTCCTCGCCGGCAGCGCCTGAGGATCCGCTGAAGTTCCGCGACACCAAGAAATATGTCGACCGCATCAAGGCCGCGCGCGCGCAGACCGGCGACCGCGACGCCTATCAGAATGCGTTCGGTCGTATTTCGGGCAAGGGTGCGGTGATCGGCGTGCAGGACTTCGCCTTCATGGGCGGCTCGATGGGCGTCGCGGTCGGCGAAGCCTTCGTCAGCGGCGTCGAACAGGCGATCAAGCGCGGGGTTCCCTATATCGCGATCACCGCAGCGGGTGGTGCGCGGATGCAAGAAGGCACACTGTCGCTGATGCAGATGCCGCGCGCGACCGTTGCACTCCAGCGCCTTCGCCGCGCCGGGCTTCCCTACATCGTACTACTCACCGACCCGACCACGGGTGGCGTCACGGCCAGCTATGCGATGCTCGGCGACATCCAGATCAGCGAACCCAAGGCGCTGATCGGTTTCGCGGGCCAGCGCGTGATCGAGAATACGATCCGCGAAAAGCTGCCCGAAGGCTTCCAGCGCGCCGAATATCTGCTCGATCACGGGATGATCGACATGGTCGTGCACCGCAAGGACCTGCCCGAGGCGCTCGGCCGCCTGATCGGCTATCTGGCGCCCGAAAAGGCCGCCTGA